From the Sphingobacteriales bacterium genome, one window contains:
- a CDS encoding T9SS type A sorting domain-containing protein yields MRKTFLIFSLWLMAVMNLYSQNIYQKYFGLVSGEEFVRQIIQTSDKGTAAIGYTNSSGKGKKDMFLAKFDMAGNLKWAKTYGGDGDEDGYSLQQTNDGGYILIGSTSSYGSGGDVFIVKTNASGSLVWSKAYGGSKEEIGRGIIELSDGSYMALAQTQSNSFGLWDVAALKISAVGDILWIKQYGGNQNELCYNLSKTSDNMFLMWGICYSFSVGKHDFLILKINENGNLGLGKVIGTSNEDYCYSAKEDPLGNFYLAGYTLNSLTGKDNVVIKTDNTFTISWQKVIKANKDDYFVDVLITDENGIFLPGNTFSYGSGDRDIFLSNFSADGQLNFFKVYGGSKDEMVPNNSSYLADYEKIMIGASTFSFHSDSFYDGYLVKTNFSGSSGCNEKTINPDVQNANLVVNDILSFIGTKSVSWNSVNGGAEMPLDILVNQLCFTGIEKSGTDFMIDVSNPFDNNLMVNIHYPLPEDAEIMVYDLTGKMCFDKLIPGNFCGEISIESTSWQDGIYLVRIMSGQGTESFKIIKF; encoded by the coding sequence GAACGGCTGCCATTGGATATACGAACAGCTCCGGAAAAGGGAAAAAGGACATGTTTTTAGCTAAGTTCGATATGGCAGGAAATCTAAAATGGGCAAAAACCTATGGAGGAGACGGTGATGAGGACGGTTATTCTCTTCAGCAAACCAATGATGGAGGTTATATTTTAATTGGGAGTACAAGTAGTTATGGCAGCGGGGGAGATGTATTTATTGTTAAAACTAATGCTTCAGGCAGTCTTGTCTGGAGCAAAGCATATGGTGGCTCAAAGGAAGAAATCGGAAGGGGTATTATCGAACTTTCTGATGGGAGTTATATGGCTCTTGCCCAAACACAATCTAATTCATTCGGCTTATGGGACGTAGCAGCTTTGAAAATTTCTGCGGTTGGGGATATTTTATGGATTAAACAATATGGTGGGAATCAGAATGAACTCTGCTATAATCTTAGTAAAACAAGCGACAATATGTTTTTAATGTGGGGTATTTGCTATTCTTTCAGCGTGGGAAAACATGACTTTCTTATTCTTAAGATCAATGAAAACGGTAATCTTGGATTGGGGAAGGTTATTGGAACGAGCAATGAAGATTATTGCTATTCTGCTAAAGAAGATCCACTTGGCAATTTTTATCTTGCCGGATATACCTTAAATTCATTAACCGGGAAAGATAATGTTGTTATTAAGACGGATAATACATTTACCATTTCATGGCAGAAGGTTATTAAGGCTAACAAAGATGATTATTTTGTTGATGTTTTGATAACTGATGAAAATGGTATTTTTCTTCCGGGAAATACCTTTAGTTATGGCTCAGGTGACAGGGATATCTTTTTATCAAATTTTTCGGCTGATGGTCAGTTGAATTTTTTTAAGGTGTATGGAGGTTCAAAAGACGAAATGGTGCCTAATAATTCATCATATCTGGCAGATTATGAGAAAATTATGATTGGTGCTAGCACTTTTTCTTTTCATTCCGATTCTTTTTATGACGGTTATCTGGTTAAAACCAACTTCTCCGGTAGTTCCGGTTGCAATGAAAAGACTATTAATCCTGATGTGCAGAATGCCAACCTTGTTGTCAATGACATTTTATCTTTTATCGGGACGAAAAGTGTTTCATGGAACAGTGTTAATGGTGGTGCTGAAATGCCATTGGATATTCTGGTCAATCAATTGTGTTTTACCGGAATAGAGAAATCAGGCACTGATTTTATGATTGATGTGAGTAATCCTTTTGATAATAATCTGATGGTTAACATTCATTATCCTTTACCTGAGGATGCTGAGATTATGGTATATGATTTAACCGGGAAAATGTGTTTTGATAAATTGATCCCCGGTAACTTCTGTGGAGAGATAAGCATTGAGAGCACTTCATGGCAGGATGGAATTTATCTGGTGAGAATCATGTCCGGGCAGGGAACGGAAAGTTTTAAAATAATTAAGTTTTAA